CTTGATGAGTCCGGTTTCCACCGCCACGTTGATGGTCTGCGCCAAGAGTTCTTCCACGCCTTCTTCGCCCAGCAGCCGGCGAAACTTCACCAGCGTCGTGGCGTCGCACGGCCGGCGATGTTCAAAGTACGCCCGCCCCGAGAAGAACTGCCATGTGGGGGTTTCGCCCCAGCGCTCGACCACCCCTTCGTCCGACTCGTTGAAGGCGTGCTTCAGATACAGCAGCGCGATCATCACGCGCAGCGGCACGCGGGGTCGGCCTGCGTTGGACGCCCGAGCTGCGCGCACCGGAGATTCGCCAAAGAGGTCCAGATCGGGCATCGCGACACCTGCGCGCGCTTTGCGCATGAACAGGTGCGACAGCCTTGCTTCCAACTCCTGCCACGGCATGCGTGAGGACAACACCGCCAGCGGATGGCGCAGGTCGATCATCTGATCGAGCCGGGCGCGGAAGAAGTCCTCGGTGGCGGGGCAGGCAAACATCGCAAAACTCCCAGAAAACGGCGCATCAGACCATCAAATCTGGGGGAAATTGTACTCGCAAACAGACAATAACACAAGAAAAATCATGCTGTTATGAATATTTCAGGGGCGACTATTTAGTCGTCCCTGAAAAATTCATTTTCACGCCGCCCTTAGCCGCAGCTGGGCAGGGTTGGCGCCACTGGACTCGGTTGGCCGCCGCTGGGCGAGCCACCGGCCGATGAGGCGCACGGCCGCAATGAGGCGCAAAAAAGCTCGCCTCAAGAAGGGCACGCCCTTCTTCGTGATCATGCGCAGCAGCCAGCGGATGTTGTAGCCCGCCGCGCACAGCACCGCGTGCAGCCGGTCACCCTGCTCGCCCTTGAGGTGGCACCTGTCCATGCGGTGATCCTGCTTCAAGTGCCCGATGACCGGCTCGATGGCCTGGCGGCGCTTGAGCAGCTTGCGCTCCTGCTGCGTGAGGCGCTTGATCTTGCCGCGGTGCACCAGGCGCACATCCGCAATGTCGGCTTCCACCCCGCGGTAGCCCAGATCGGCAAACGCTGTGCTGGGCTTGATGCCAGTGTCCTGCATCAGGATCGTGGCCTGCTCCAGCTGCGCTTGCAGCGTGTGCCCGTCGTAGGGGTTGCCATGGAAGGCCCGGGCTGCGACGATGAGGCTGTGCTTCAGGGTGCTGGCAATGCCGACCTTGACGCCGAACTCGTAAGGGCAGCGGGCCTTGCCCTTGTTGATGCACTCCACCTCCGGCGCGTGCCAGGCGTAGAGCTTTCGAGTCCCGTCGGCGGTCTTTCGGTTGGCAGTCTGCGCCACCAGACGCGCCGCCTTGTTGAGGGTGTGGCCAAGAGCACTCTGGATGGCCTGCCCCAGGCGGCTGGCCTTGCGCTCGATCTCGCGCTGCAGCCTGGCCACGATCGTGCGCTGGCGCTTGATGACCCGGCGCATGCGCGCAAACTGCCGCGCGTGCGCATAGCGTCCTGCCTTGCGGGCCAGCTCCTTGCCTTCCTTGGCAAAGGTCTGCTTCAAGGCGATGCCGGCGGCCTTGGCCGCCTCCACCAGCTTGGTGCGTGCCGTCTCCAGCAGCCGGCTGTCGGTGGGGTGCGCCACCGCCTTGGGTTGTACGGTGGTGTCCACCACCACGCGCTTGAGTTCCTGCGGCTTGATGAGTCCGGTTTCCACCGCCACGTTGATGGTCTGCGCCAAGAGTTCTTCCACGCCTTCTTCGCCCAGCAGCCGGCGAAACTTCACCAGCGTCGTGGCGTCGCACGGCCGGCGATGTTCAAAGTACGCCCGCCCCGAGAAGAACTGCCATGTGGGGGTTTCGCCCCAGCGCTCGACCACCCCTTCGTCCGACTCGTTGAAGGCGTGCTTCAGATACAGCAGCGCGATCATCACGCGCAGCGGCACGCGGGGTCGGCCTGCGTTGGACGCCCGAGCTGCGCGCACCGGAGATTCGCCAAAGAGGTCCAGATCGGGCATCGCGACACCTGCGCGCGCTTTGCGCATGAACAGGTGCGACAGCCTTGCTTCCAACTCCTGCCACGGCATGCGTGAGGACAACACCGCCAGCGGATGGCGCAGGTCGATCATCTGATCGAGCCGGGCGCGGAAGAAGTCCTCGGTGGCGGGGCAGGCAAACATCGCAAAACTCCCAGAAAACGGCGCATCAGACCATCAAATCTGGGGGAAATTGTACTCGCAAACAGACAATAACACAAGAAAAATCATGCTGTTATGAATATTTCAGGGGCGACTATTTACTTTTGGTTATGATTTTAAACCGTGGCAAAAAGGAAAATCTTTCGCGTCGGCAAAGGAGATATTGGAATATTTGACAGATGTGGTCGAAGAGTACAATCTAAAGCAAAACATCGCCTTCGGGCAGAAAGTTATATCTGCCAACTGGATAACAGCTGAAAAAAAATGGGAGGTGGAAGTTCTTGATCAAAATTTATCGGAAAAAAATTAATTAAATGTGATTGGCTATTTAGTGGTGCGGGTTATTATAATTACGAGCAAGGATACAGGCCCGTATTTGAGGGTGAGAAGGAATATGGCGGCGAGATAGTGCACCCACAACATTGGCCAAACAATTTTATTTATAAGAACAAACGCATTGTAATAATTGGAAGCGGTGCAACCGCAGTCACGCTGGTTCCCGCACTTGCGAGCGATGCTAAGCATGTAACAATGCTGCAGCGTACGCCAACATACATAGTAAGTCAGCCGCTGTATGATCCAATAGCGCGCGTCGCAAGCAAAATATTTTCTCCTGCGACTGTATTTAAAATTATGCGGTACTTGAACGCAAAGCTAACTATAACTTTTTGGAAAATCTGTCAGAAATACCCGCGCTTTTCAAAAAAGCTCTTGATGGCGCATGTCAAAAGAAATTTGCCACCCGGATATCCGGTGCATGTTCACTTTAACCCGCCTTACAATCCTTGGGATCAAAGGTTATGCACAGTGCCCGATGGTGACTTATTCTATGCGATAAAGTCCGGGAAGGCGGATATCATTACGGATAGAATTAAGAAATCCACAAAATATGGCATTTTGCTTGAGTCTGGTAAAGAGCTAAGCGCAGACGTAATTATTGTTGCGACAGGCCTAAATATACAATTCATTGGTGGCGTTAGGCTAAAAATTGATGGACAAGAAATTGCTTTTAATGAATGTGTCGTTTATAAAGGGTTTATGCTATCTGGTGTGCCAAACTTTGCGTTTGCAGTTGGTTATACAAACTCGTCGTGGACTCTAAAGGTATGCCTAATAAGTAAATACCTATGTAACCTACTAGAGTACATGGATAACAAGGGCTATAGGGTATGCAAACCAAGATGGCCTGATGATATTTCATTGCGCCCATTATTGGATTTTGGAGCGGGTTATGTTAAAAGATCTCTGCATGAAATGCCGAGACAAGGAGATAAATTTCCCTGGACCATGTCCATGGATTATTTTAAGGATATAAAAGTCTATAAAAATAAGAACTTCAACGATGATGCCTTGATATTTGAATGAGACTTGGGCAATGAATCGCATTGGGTGTCTGTGTTATGAGTGCTGAAGATCGCTTTTGTCAAACGCCAGGGGGTGGGGAAATTTGTTATAGGGTTTATGGAAATAGCCATAGAGATGTTGTGTTATTAATAGCCGGGTTGGGGTTGCAACTAATCTATTGGCCAGAGGAGTTCGTCGCTGCTTTGGTGGAAAGAGGGGTGAAGGTTGTGGTTTTTGATAATCGAGATTCCGGTCGCTCGTTTTATTCCGATACCCCAGTCCCAAGTAGTTGGAGCCACTTGCTCAGGGCCAAAACCGACGGTTATACGCTGTCCGATATGGCGGCTGATGTGATTGCGCTAATGGATTCATTAAAAATACAAAATGCTCACCTCGTTGGAATGTCAATGGGAGGGATGATCGCCCAGGTGTGCGCCGCACGATATCCAAACCGAACGAAGTCATTAACCAGCATTTTTTCAAGTACAGGTTCTTTAAAAGTGGGGCAGCCTTCGCTAAGTGGATTGTGCGCTCTTTTGAAAAATAATTCACGTGATGAAAAGGAATTTGTTGAAAACTATGTGCGCACCATGCGGTTAATTGGCGCTAGAGTTGATACTAACGAAAACCGACATAAAGCGTATGCTCGGGCAGCTTGGATAAGAGGCGGGGGCGAGCGAATTAATGACGGTATTTCTAGACAAATTTCGGCAATAATTAATTCTGGAGATCGCACGCGAGAGTTGAGTTTTGTGCGGTGTCCAACGTTAGTAATGCATGGTGACGTTGACAAAGTGGTTGCGCCCAGTGGGGGATACGCTACTGCTGCGGCCATTAGAGGTTCAAGATTTATTTGTCGCATCCCGGATGATTGGATAGTGCCATCACGCCATGCGTACCTGCTGGCGGTAAGCGTTCTGCGCGAGCTGCTGGGCAGCGGGTCAAGGCGTTGACGACCATCATCGGGAGATGCCCTCATGAACATCAAGCTGCATGCCCTGGCGCGTACAACGCCAGCCATACGGCGCGAGATCGCGCTGTCGGATGAGCCGGCTGCGGTGTTGGCTGAGCGTTACGGCGTTTCGCTCATGACGGTGTACAAGTGGAAGCGCCGCGAGGATTTTCTGGATCGCTCCCACACCCCGCACCGGCTGCGTACCACCATGACCCCGGCGCAGGAGGCCATTGCAGTGGAGCTGCGCAAGACGCTGCTGCTGCCGCTGGATGATCTGCTGTCGGTCATGCGCGAGTTCGTCTGTCCTGACGTGTCGCGCTCGGGACTGGATCGCTGCTTGCGACGCCACGGCGTGGGGTCGCTGCGATCCCTCAAGCCCCAGGTGCCCAAACCCGCACATCAGCCCTTTGCCGCTTACGAGCCGGGCTTCATTCATATCGACGTGAAGTACCTGCCGCAAATGGCCGATGAGACGCGGCGGCGCTACCTCTTTGTGGCCATCGACCGTGCCACGCGCTGGGTCTTCATTGCCCTGTACGCCTCCAAGAGCGCGAGAAACGCGCGCGCCTTCCTCAAGTCGCTGCTCACGGCGTGCCCGATCAAGATCAACAAGATCCTCACAGACAATGGCAAGGAGTTCACCGCACGGCTGCTGGGGCAGCCCAGTGCCACCCACGCCTTCGAGAGCCTGTGCGAGGCACTCGGCATCGAGCACCGCACCACGCGCGTGCGACGCCCCCAGACCAACGGGATGGTAGAGCGCTTCAACGGCCGCATCGAGGAGGTGCTGCGCAGCCACCACTTCATCAGCGGCGAGGATCTCGAGAAGACCCTGCTGCGCTATGCTTGGCTTTACAACCACCAGCTGCCCCAGGCCGCACTCAAGGGTCTCACGCCCATGCAGGCCATGAAACAGTGGTACACGTCACACCCGCATCTGTTCCAAAAACGGCCATATGATCATCCGGGATGTGACATTTATTATTATTCCGGGCTTGGGACATGACATATCGTTGCCGTTTATAGATTTAATGGCTGATTTAATATTAAGTCATATTTCTTTTGCTTCAAAAATAAACTAAGCATCTAGGGTGTCTAATGCTGTCCAGGTTAGGTTTAAATCAGGGTGGCCAACAATGTTAAGAAGGAGCAAGAGATGTTTGTTCAAACTCTTCACAGAAATTCGGAAGTAAATGAAGTTGTGATGGCTTTAAGGGATGATGGTTGCGTAAAAATTGGTCACTTTCTCGATGATGATACCTTAAATGAGCTAAAGTCGGAGCTGCTGCCAGCTCTTGAGAAAATCGATAAAGGAGAAGATGCCTTCTTTCTGGGAGATAAGACGCGTCGTTTGTCGCGACTCTTTGCCCGAGCGCCGCGATCGATAAGTAAGATTGCTCTAAATCCGCTATTCTTAGATGCTGCGCGTTCTATATTACAGGCCAATCCCGTGAACGTCTGGATTGGAGAGGCCTCTTATCCCGTGATTCCTGACATACAAATTAGCGTTACGCAAGCGATTCAGATTCTGCCGGGCCAAAAAGCACAACCGTTGCACCGTGATGACGCAAATGTTTTGTGGCGACACCCCGCGTATGGACGCGAGGCTAGGGTGCAGATAATGGTAGCAATTTCCGACTTTACCGAAGAAAATGGGGCGACAAGGGTCATTCCCGGTAGCCACAAGTGGTCAGATGATCGTATGCCACGCGTCGAGGAAGCGGTTTCCGCAGAAATGGAGCCCGGTGATGCGCTTTTGTGGCTAGGATCTTTATATCACGGTGGTGGTGAGAATCGCTCAAATGGGCCGCGCACCGGAGTGACGATCGCGTATGATCTTGCTTTTCTGCGGCAGGAAGAAAATCAATATTTATCCATTCCTATTGAGGTAATGAAACAGTTTCCTGAGGAATTACAGAAATTACTCGGGTGGACGCGAAGCGTGACCCAGAACGGATGGGTTGAGATTAACGGACAAATGCGGGATCCATTGGACTTATTGCATAAAAAAGAGTTTACGGATGTTGGTGTATTTTGAGTGCTGTGCAATAAATGTGGCGCGAGCTCTCAGGTGACGAGAATGTTGTCTGTTAGTAAACTGTGTGTAATCGCGGCATGAGTCGCATTGGTTGCACAAAATTTACTTTGTAATTTCTTGTTGCCAAATGTAGCTCGTTATTCCCGCGGCGGTCGTTATGGCCGCCGCGCCCAAAATACGGGTCAGAGGGAAAACCAAAATATTTTAGTTGTGGCGGCTAGACGCGTTCTATTAGTATTCAGCGCCGGCTGTTTAACTTCGAAAAGCAACGCAGTAGATCAACTCGCATGGTCTCATTGGTTACCACGCTTTTGAACATAGCGCTAAGTCTGCGAGTCGACGTTTTATTTTTTATTGGTTGGCGCCATTTTCCTCGAAGACTGAGTCGGAGGCGTTCATTTAGCTTGATTCGGCGAAACATGGTTGTATTGAAAGGTAAGCACTGTTGGCGTTGAATACACTGGTGCATATCCATTGTTTTTGCGTCGTGGTTTCTTTTTTGGAGCCGTGATGAAAAATGCTGCAGAAGTTGTGACTGATCAGAATAACATCATGAAGTTCCGCCATAGGGTCGAGGTGCGCGAGGTACTTCATGCGTTTTTTGATTGCGCCGACGGGTAGGTGCGAGACATGGGGTTGACGCGGTTAAAAGGCGGGGTGGCGAAGACGGCGCTAAATGCGGAAATAGGTTACAGGACAAGTGACCGGGATATAGGCTCTAGGCTAGGTGCGCCGGACGACGTAATGTGGCGCTTAAACGCTACGTAATTGAGAGGCTTGTAATGGATATGTCGTTATTTCTATTTTTGCTGAGTGATTTGTCGTTGGCTGGTTGTGGTTATTACTTTGGGTGGAGGTTCTGGAAGCGAGATAGTATTTTGTTGAGTTTTGAGTGGTGGATTGTGGTCGTTTCTGCGTCGAGCTTTTTTCTTTATGCTATTTCGCAGTGGTCTATTTTTTATTCACTTTCAATAGTCGCCCCTGAAATATTCCTAACCCGTTGATAAAGCGTTCGTTTTTGGCTGTTTTGCGGTACAATTTCTCCCAGCTTTTTGCCACCCTCGACGCGGTTGCTGGGAGTTCTGACCATGGCCGAGTGCATGCACAGCGAGGATTTTTTCCGGCTGCGTCTGGAGCACATGATCGATGTGCGCCACCCACTGGCGGTGCTGGCACAGCGCATGCCGTGGCAGCGGCTCGAGCACGCGATCGCGCAGCGCCTGGCGCGCGCACCCCGCAGCCAGGCTGTCGAGGCGCTGGACGACGCGATCGACCTCTTCGGTGAGCAGCGCGCGCGCACCCGGCGCACCAGCCGCGCGGGGCGGCCGCGCGTGCCGCTGCGCATCATGATCAGCCTGCTGTACCTCAAGCACGCCTTCAACGAGTCCGATGAAGGCGTGGTGCAGCGCTGGAGAGACACGCCCCGCTGGCAGTATTTCTCGGGCTGTGCCTACTACGAGGATCGGCTGCCGTGCGATGCCACGACGCTGGTGAAGTTTCGCCAGTGGCTCGGGGAAGAAGGGGTGGAGGAGCTGCTGGCGCAGACGATCAATGTGGCGGTCGAACTCGAGCTCATCGAGCCGCAGGCGCTCGAGCACCTGGTGGTGGACAGCACCGTGCAGCACAAGGCCATCGCCCACCCCAGCGACAGCCGGCTGCTGGAGGTGGCGCGAGTCAAGCTCGTGGCGGCGGCCAAGAACGCCGGGGTGCAGCTCAAGCAGACCTTTGCGAAGGAGGGGCAGCGACTGCGGCGCAAGGCTGCCGGCTACGCGCATGCCAGGCAGTTCAAGCGGCTGCGCCGCACCATCGAGCGCCAGGCCACGATCGTGGGACGCTTGGCGCGCGAGATCGAGCGCAAAGCCACGGCACTGACGCAGGCTGCACGCGAGGCCCTGGGCGAGTCGCTGGCCAAGGCGCAACAGATCATGGCGCAGAGCCGCCAGCGCAAGGCCAACGCAGGGCATCCCAAGCTGTATGCCTGGCACGCACCGGAGGTCGATTGCATCAGCAAAGGCAAGGCGCGCAGCCCCTACGAGTTCGGGGTGAAGGTCGGTGTGGCCAGCACCCTGCAGCACAACCTGGTCGTGGGTGCGCGCGCCTTTCACGGCAATCCCTACGACGGACACACCCTGTGGGCGCAGCTCGAACAGGCCACCATCCTGATGCAGGACAACGCCGTCGCTCCCACCGAGGTGTACGTGGACCTGGGCTACCGCGGGGTGGAGGCCGACAACCCACAGGTGCGCATCGTGCACCGCGGGCGCTGGCGGTGCCTGAGTCGCTCCGATCGGCGCCGGCTCAAGCGCCGCCAGGCCATCGAACCCATCATCGGGCACCTGAAGGCCGATTGCCGCATGGATCGCTGTCACCTCAAGGGCGAGCGGGGCGATCGGCTGCACGCGGTGCTGTGCGCGGCCGGCTACAACATCCGCTGGCTGCTGCGCATGATCGCCAAGCGGGGCATCGGCCCCCTTGTGGCGGTTCTTTTGCGTCTGCTGCTGCGCCTGCTACAAACCATCGAGCAGGCAAAGCGCGCGCTCACCACCCCCATGCCAGGGACGCTGCGAGCGGTGGGGTGAATTTTTCAGGGGCAACTCAATATTTCTTGATGCGTTTTCAAGATGGTTCGGGTTTCCGGTTATTGTGGTTGTGGGGGTAATTATTTTTGCTCGGGGCGTGCGCCTCGCTCGATGGCTTGAGATTGCATTATTTGTGGTTGGTTTTCTGGGGGCTTATATTTGGGTAACATATGAAGTTTTGGCGCCGGTGAAGCCGTGGGTGTATCTCATTTTGGCAATTTGGTTTGCTGGATTTTCTGTGTATTTGGCGGCTCAACTGTTCTCTTTCAATAAAAAATATCTTGCGTTGTTTTTGTTTTTGGTTGTAGTTTTTAATTTGTTCATCGCTATAGCTTACGACTTCTATCATATTCCGTGGGATGATGAGCATCGCACGACGTTTTATACTCTGGCGCTAGCCTCGTGGGCGTTATTGTTAACAGCGTACTATTATGCGTGCGAGGCATGTTTATCGTTGCGGAGACGATGAGCTAAAGGTCTTTCTGTTGAATTGTTGAGTGGTTGCGTAATGTTAATATTCGGTTGTTGCGATATGTTCAAAAGTTTTGGGTGCGTTCTGATTAATTAAAGGTTGTTTGGGTAATCGGGTTTTGGGTGCTCTATTTTTGATGTTGCAATTGTAGGGTGGCTGAGAGTGTGGCTGGAGTGGTTTTGCGTGTGATTTTTTAGTCAAACTGTTTGATGGGTTGGGCGTAGTTTTCTTTGTTGCTTGTGATAAGGGCAATGCTTTCGTTTGAAAGGGGGTTTATGATGGTTGTCTGAGATGTGATTGGTGTATGTAAGCGTGTTGTGCTGTGTGTTTGTTGAATTGGGTAGAGGAGCGAACGATGAATGCATTCACGTATGTTTTTGTAGTCGTTTTGTTGGCTGTGATGTTCGGGCCAGGAGTTGCGAAAGCGGAGGTTTCCGGATCGCTTGGGGTGGTCTCATTGTATAAGTTTAATGGTATCGATGTTGATAGCAGGAGTAGTCGAAATAATAATGGTTTCAATCCATCGCTTCAGGGTGATATTCGCTACAGTTTTGATAATGGGTTTTATCTTGGGGCGGCTTTTTCGACCGGTAAATTTTCTGATGGCATTAATCAAGCGAATGTGGAAATAGATGCTGTGGTTGGCTTAACGGGTGGAAACGAAAGTGGGGTTTCTTATGATGTTTCAGTTGCCCGTTACTATTTTCCTGGTGTTCGGTTGTTGACGGTGAATGAGGTGAATGCTTCTGTCTCATATGGGTGGTTTGCTATTCGTTTTGGGAGGACTTTTGGTGGTAAATTGGAGAGTTTCGAGAGACTTGCATTTGTGTATTCGCAGCCGATTGATTCAAGGCTTTCATTTGTTGCTGAGGTGGGTAAGTTGAATAGCCTGATTTTAAATCGGCCTGGTTATTTTTCGGTTGGCGTTGTATATGATCTCGGCGAGGGGTGGGCGTTATCGGGTGTGGTGACTGGTGCTCAAAATAAAGCCGGTCCGGAGGGGCGTAAGAGGATTGTATTGGGTGTTAAAAAGCAGTTTTAATTTAAAGTGAAAGTTGTGCCGGCCTTGTCTTAGAGGTGCCGGGATCGGCAACTTCTTTGAAGCGTGGCGTGGGTAGGCCAGAATCAAAACTGGCCTTCTCGTGTAAACGGTTTGGCTTCCGGGGTCGGCTAATCAGAAGAAGCCGGGTTTGCGACTAGAGGCGATGCAGCACACATTTGGCTGAGATTTTGGCTTTGGATAGCCGGTTTTGGGTCCGTAGCGGCTGCTACCGGCGGCGCCGGGCAGGGCTAGATTGCGATCTGCGTGGCGCAAGGGGAGATTCGGTTCACATGTTTCAATAGTTTATAGGAGGCTTGGAGCTGCGCTTGAGCGAGGGTTCACCGGTGAGGCGGGTTGCTTTACATGCGGTATTGTTTTATGCTACACGCGCGCTGCTCGCGCTTGCAGAAACTTTGGAGGTCTTTCTCGGCGCTTAAGGTAGTGTGAAGGTTCAGATTCTTCTAGCAAGGAGGTATTGAGTGTGTTTGGCTTAATGCAAGAACGACCGTTGCTGATTTCAGATCTGATCGAGCACGCCGCGCGCCACCACGGCGACGTCGAGATCGTCTCGCGCCGCGTCGAGGGCGACATTCACCGTACCACCTACGCTGAAGCGGCGCAGCGCGCCCGGCAGCTCGCGCACGCGCTCGATGCGATG
This region of Tepidimonas taiwanensis genomic DNA includes:
- a CDS encoding IS5 family transposase; translation: MFACPATEDFFRARLDQMIDLRHPLAVLSSRMPWQELEARLSHLFMRKARAGVAMPDLDLFGESPVRAARASNAGRPRVPLRVMIALLYLKHAFNESDEGVVERWGETPTWQFFSGRAYFEHRRPCDATTLVKFRRLLGEEGVEELLAQTINVAVETGLIKPQELKRVVVDTTVQPKAVAHPTDSRLLETARTKLVEAAKAAGIALKQTFAKEGKELARKAGRYAHARQFARMRRVIKRQRTIVARLQREIERKASRLGQAIQSALGHTLNKAARLVAQTANRKTADGTRKLYAWHAPEVECINKGKARCPYEFGVKVGIASTLKHSLIVAARAFHGNPYDGHTLQAQLEQATILMQDTGIKPSTAFADLGYRGVEADIADVRLVHRGKIKRLTQQERKLLKRRQAIEPVIGHLKQDHRMDRCHLKGEQGDRLHAVLCAAGYNIRWLLRMITKKGVPFLRRAFLRLIAAVRLIGRWLAQRRPTESSGANPAQLRLRAA
- a CDS encoding flavin-containing monooxygenase, translating into MKCDWLFSGAGYYNYEQGYRPVFEGEKEYGGEIVHPQHWPNNFIYKNKRIVIIGSGATAVTLVPALASDAKHVTMLQRTPTYIVSQPLYDPIARVASKIFSPATVFKIMRYLNAKLTITFWKICQKYPRFSKKLLMAHVKRNLPPGYPVHVHFNPPYNPWDQRLCTVPDGDLFYAIKSGKADIITDRIKKSTKYGILLESGKELSADVIIVATGLNIQFIGGVRLKIDGQEIAFNECVVYKGFMLSGVPNFAFAVGYTNSSWTLKVCLISKYLCNLLEYMDNKGYRVCKPRWPDDISLRPLLDFGAGYVKRSLHEMPRQGDKFPWTMSMDYFKDIKVYKNKNFNDDALIFE
- a CDS encoding alpha/beta fold hydrolase, with protein sequence MSAEDRFCQTPGGGEICYRVYGNSHRDVVLLIAGLGLQLIYWPEEFVAALVERGVKVVVFDNRDSGRSFYSDTPVPSSWSHLLRAKTDGYTLSDMAADVIALMDSLKIQNAHLVGMSMGGMIAQVCAARYPNRTKSLTSIFSSTGSLKVGQPSLSGLCALLKNNSRDEKEFVENYVRTMRLIGARVDTNENRHKAYARAAWIRGGGERINDGISRQISAIINSGDRTRELSFVRCPTLVMHGDVDKVVAPSGGYATAAAIRGSRFICRIPDDWIVPSRHAYLLAVSVLRELLGSGSRR
- a CDS encoding IS481 family transposase, whose product is MNIKLHALARTTPAIRREIALSDEPAAVLAERYGVSLMTVYKWKRREDFLDRSHTPHRLRTTMTPAQEAIAVELRKTLLLPLDDLLSVMREFVCPDVSRSGLDRCLRRHGVGSLRSLKPQVPKPAHQPFAAYEPGFIHIDVKYLPQMADETRRRYLFVAIDRATRWVFIALYASKSARNARAFLKSLLTACPIKINKILTDNGKEFTARLLGQPSATHAFESLCEALGIEHRTTRVRRPQTNGMVERFNGRIEEVLRSHHFISGEDLEKTLLRYAWLYNHQLPQAALKGLTPMQAMKQWYTSHPHLFQKRPYDHPGCDIYYYSGLGT
- a CDS encoding phytanoyl-CoA dioxygenase family protein; this translates as MFVQTLHRNSEVNEVVMALRDDGCVKIGHFLDDDTLNELKSELLPALEKIDKGEDAFFLGDKTRRLSRLFARAPRSISKIALNPLFLDAARSILQANPVNVWIGEASYPVIPDIQISVTQAIQILPGQKAQPLHRDDANVLWRHPAYGREARVQIMVAISDFTEENGATRVIPGSHKWSDDRMPRVEEAVSAEMEPGDALLWLGSLYHGGGENRSNGPRTGVTIAYDLAFLRQEENQYLSIPIEVMKQFPEELQKLLGWTRSVTQNGWVEINGQMRDPLDLLHKKEFTDVGVF
- a CDS encoding IS5 family transposase; the encoded protein is MHSEDFFRLRLEHMIDVRHPLAVLAQRMPWQRLEHAIAQRLARAPRSQAVEALDDAIDLFGEQRARTRRTSRAGRPRVPLRIMISLLYLKHAFNESDEGVVQRWRDTPRWQYFSGCAYYEDRLPCDATTLVKFRQWLGEEGVEELLAQTINVAVELELIEPQALEHLVVDSTVQHKAIAHPSDSRLLEVARVKLVAAAKNAGVQLKQTFAKEGQRLRRKAAGYAHARQFKRLRRTIERQATIVGRLAREIERKATALTQAAREALGESLAKAQQIMAQSRQRKANAGHPKLYAWHAPEVDCISKGKARSPYEFGVKVGVASTLQHNLVVGARAFHGNPYDGHTLWAQLEQATILMQDNAVAPTEVYVDLGYRGVEADNPQVRIVHRGRWRCLSRSDRRRLKRRQAIEPIIGHLKADCRMDRCHLKGERGDRLHAVLCAAGYNIRWLLRMIAKRGIGPLVAVLLRLLLRLLQTIEQAKRALTTPMPGTLRAVG
- a CDS encoding TorF family putative porin, whose protein sequence is MNAFTYVFVVVLLAVMFGPGVAKAEVSGSLGVVSLYKFNGIDVDSRSSRNNNGFNPSLQGDIRYSFDNGFYLGAAFSTGKFSDGINQANVEIDAVVGLTGGNESGVSYDVSVARYYFPGVRLLTVNEVNASVSYGWFAIRFGRTFGGKLESFERLAFVYSQPIDSRLSFVAEVGKLNSLILNRPGYFSVGVVYDLGEGWALSGVVTGAQNKAGPEGRKRIVLGVKKQF